GGCGCGGGCACGCGAGGAGATGTTGCGCCGCCAGCAGATGCTCCAACAACAACAGTCAGAGCCGCAGGACGGTACCGATACCAGTGAGGAAGGAGGCGATGATGCGTAACAGGCTCATTCTGATAGGCAGCATGGTGTTGGCCGGTGTCATAGTGACGATCGCGACGCCCGGAAAAGCCTCTGCGCAACAGGCGATCTTTGAGTTTGATGAGATCGTGGTGGAAGGCCGCATCCAGAAGCCTGAGGCCTTCTACATCATCCAGGCAGCCAACCTCAGCTATGAGCCAGTCGATCCCAAACCAAGTTTCCTTCCGGAGCTTCTGGAATCGGTAGAGGAGGAGCCATTTTAAGGGATCGTAACATCCCGTTAAGTGGCGAGTTCTCGCGGAATTCTGGCGTTGTCGAGGCGCAAAAAAGCGCTTTGCTGGCCCAAATTCTTTGTGTTATACCTTCTTCCCTCAGTGGGCGCTTTTAGGCAGGTCCACCGGCGCCATGGGGCGTCAAGGCTCGGCAAGCCAACAGGGTTTCCGAGACCAAAGTTCGCACGTAGGTCACTCGTTAAAAGTATTGCCGAGCAAGCTACAATCACAACACGTACGGAGGTAATCGGACATGGCTGGGATCGCTGAAGCCTTTCGCGACGGTGGGATCTGGATGTACTCCATCCTTGCTGTCAGTGTCGTCGCGCTGGGCGTGACTCTGGAGCGTTTTTTCTTCCTTTTCTTCAAATACAACATGAATGCGCAGGCGTTTATGGCTCAGATCCAGAAGCTGGTGATGGCCGATAACGTCGACCGCGCGATCAAGTTGTGCAACGCCGCGCCCTCTCGCGTGGTCCCCTACGTCATCAAGGCTGGTCTTACCCGTGCCAACAAGGGCGAGGTCGAGATTCAGAACGCGATGGAAGAGGCCGCCCTTGAGATCGTGCCCAAGGTTCAGAAGCGTACCAACGCGCTGCTGACCATCGCCAACGTCGCCACGCTTCTGGGGCTTCTCGGTACGATTGTCGGTCTTATCGGGGCGTTCGAAGCTCTTGAGACCGCCACCCCCGAGAACCGCCAGCGCATGCTCTCGCGCGGTATTGCTATGGCGATGAACACCACCGCCTTCGGTCTTATCGTCGCGATTCCCACGATGATCTCGCACCTGCTTCTCTCCGGGGTGACCAAGAAGATTCTCGACGACGTCGATATGTACAGCGTCAAGCTTGAGAACCTCCTTGTGACCCGCGGTAAAGGCGGTCCGGTCGAGTGAGTAACCTCCGTGTTCGGTAGAGTGACGGGGCGCCCGCAGCTGGCGCCCCGTGCTTTCCCGGTCTGCGGCAGATAGCT
This DNA window, taken from Lujinxingia sediminis, encodes the following:
- a CDS encoding MotA/TolQ/ExbB proton channel family protein, with amino-acid sequence MAGIAEAFRDGGIWMYSILAVSVVALGVTLERFFFLFFKYNMNAQAFMAQIQKLVMADNVDRAIKLCNAAPSRVVPYVIKAGLTRANKGEVEIQNAMEEAALEIVPKVQKRTNALLTIANVATLLGLLGTIVGLIGAFEALETATPENRQRMLSRGIAMAMNTTAFGLIVAIPTMISHLLLSGVTKKILDDVDMYSVKLENLLVTRGKGGPVE